GTGTCCCACCTGGCATTTTCCCGGCCTGGGATCTGCTGCGCAGTGTCGGCGTCCTGCCGGCGAACGTCAGCTTCAAGGAGTTCTGTCACCAGGGCCAGCGGTCGACCGCGGACCTCGTCGACCGCTATCGACTGCGCTGCCGAGAAGTGCGTGACGTGCTGATCCGCTACCTCGACGAGCGTCGCCCCAGCCTGGACTACCCCTCCTTCGTCTGTCTGGTCGGCCACCTCGTGGGTTCCTTCTGGTCGGACATCGAGGAACATCATCCCGACGTCAGCGGCCTGCACCTGTCCGAAGAGGTCGCGGCGGCCTGGAAGGACCGGATCAAGTACGTCACCAAGCGCCGCTCTACACCCCGGCTGCGCAAGTCCTACCTGCTCATCTTGGTCCAGGTCCGCAGCTTCTATTTGGATCTTCAGGAGTGGGCCCTGGACGACCCCTCCTGGGCTCCGCACGCAGTGCCCAGCCCGGTTCGTCGCGGCGAGACCGACGGCCTGCGCAAGCACCGCCGCAGCACGATCGCGAAGATGCACCAGCGGATCCGCGAGAGGCTGCCGCAACTACCGGTGCTGGTCGAGACAGCCGAGCGCCACCGCCGTGACCAGGAAGCCTTCCTGGCCGCGGCGAAGGCCACGGCAGTCGGAGAGACGTTCGAGCACGCCGGGGGCGCCTATCGCCGCGTGGTCTGCAAGACGCACTTGCGATCCGAACGGCGGGCCCGCACCGAAGCGGTCCTTGTCGAGGACCTTGTCACCGGCGAGACCATCGACCTGGCCCAGCGCGAGGACGAGGCATTCTGGTGCTGGGCCGTCATCGAAACCCTTCGCCACACCGGAATCCGGCGGGAAGAACTCCTCGAGATCACCCACCTCGCCCTCGTCTCCTACCGCATGGCCGACAGCGGCGAACTGGTCCCGCTCCTTCAGATCGTGCCGTCGAAGAACAACCAGGAAAGGCTGCTGCTGGTCAGCCCGGAACTGGCCAGCGTCCTGGCCACGATTATCACGCGACTACGCAACAACAACCGCGGCACGATCCCACTGACCAGCCGATACGACAATCACGAGAAGACTTTCGGCCCAATGCTGCCCCACCTCTTCCAACGACGCCCGCGCGGTCACCGCAACGAAGTGATCTCCACAGGCACAGTCCAGGACCTCCTGGACGCCGCACTCGCCCGCACCGGACTACGTGATGCCGCTGGAGAACCGCTGAAGTTCACCGCCCACGACTTCCGCAGATGTTCGCGACCGAGGCCGTCACTGGAGGCCTGCCCGTCCATATCGCCGCCCGCCTCCTGGGACACGAGGACCTCGCGACCACGCAGGCATACCTCGCCGTGTTCCAGGACGACCTCATCCGCTCCTACCGGTCCTTCCTGGCGAAGCGGCGCAGCCTTCGGCCCGAGGCCGAGTACCGGGACCCCACGGACGAGGAGTGGCGCGAGTTCCAGCAGCACTTCGCGCTTCGCAAGGTCGAGCTGGGGACCTGCGGTCGGCCCTACGGGACTCCCTGCAAGCACGAACACGCCTGCGTTCGCTGCCCGATGCTGCGAATCGACCCGAGCCAGCGGCAGCGACTGGCCGAGATCATCCAGAGCCTTACCGAGCGCATCAAAGAGGCCAAGTCGAACGGATGGCTCGGCGAGGCGGAGGGACTTCAGGGCAGTCTCCAGGCCGCGGCCAAGAAGCTGGTCACGTTGGACCAGTCACGCACCCGCAGCAAGCACACCGTCACTGAACTGGGGTTTCCTCAAATCCGGCATCCCTGACACATGCGAGGTGCGGCCCACCACCAACACGCCGCACCTCGCCTCCCGGACTGCCAGGCTGACCGCCTTCCACCACCGAAGCACTCACCGGCCCCGCCCCAGGCGGGGCCTCTCACTACCGTGGTCACCAAGCCAAGGCAGCTACTGTTCAGGTCCACCGCCCTGGGCCGGGCACTGCCAGTCAGCCGCATCGATCGCATCGCCCGCCATGTCACTGAGGTGGAAGCAGTTGCCGTTGGCCCATACCGTGACCGAATCCCGCCGATGGTCAACCTGGAATGGTTCATCCCCACGCAGCGTTCCGGACCAAGAACCGTCTTCCGCTGGCGAGTGAGTGACAACGACGAAGGTCTGCCCGGGCGGGAGCTGATAGGCATCTGCCCAGGGCTCCACTGTCAGCTCCAACGGTGCTTCACCTTCGTTCCTGACCAGCAGCCGTGCGGTTCCCCGAGCGAACATCTCAAGCACCTCTCGTTGCCCTGCAGACGATTGCCATGTGCCCCCCGAGGACGGACCAAGTCCCTGCCTCGACTGCTGCTCTGGGCCACTCATGACCGCAGAGTTTCTCCTTGCGGGTCAAAGCAGATCAGCCCGTACTCGCGCGCCAGCGAAGCGGCGTACTCGGAGACTTCTTCGGCCCTGCTGTAGGAAATGAGTAGGTACACGATCGGTCCCGAGGCTTCATCGATGACCGGAGGAGATGCCCATGGACTGTCATGGCCATCCTCCGGATAGCGCTCGATCAAGGCGTTCACATAGGCCTCGATGCGCGGAGAGGGCGGCCCAGCCGCATCCTCCGATTCGAGGTAGCGCTCGTACAACTCATCGAAGGCCGAGCCCGCCGCATCGTCATCGAGCGGGCGCTTACCGTCCCACACAGCAAGGTCGTAACTCACGACCAAATGATCGCAGGGGTGGTGACGGTCGAGTCGACACCCCGGGTGCCGGGGTGACCACCGCCCACGTGCGGCGGCTTCAAGGCCCTGGCCCACGCGCTCATCCTTGATCGTTTCTTAGTCCGGGAAAACCGCTCGAAGTCGAACAGCAGCGGTTCCCCGTCGCCGTCCAGCAGGACGTTGCGGTACTGCAGGTCCCCGTGCGTGGGCACGAGCGTAGGCTTCGGAAGGCCCGCGTAAGCGCCGACGAGGGAGAGCACCAGATCCTCGTCACCGGCGGCCAAGTACGGGCGGGCCCCGTCCAGATGGCGTTTGATCTTGTCCGCGGCCGTGGAGGCTGCGGCAGGCCGCTCGGGTGCGCTGCGATGAAGGACGCCCACGAGACGGCCCAAGGCCTGCTGGACGCGCGCCTCGTCGGCGGCACCGAGGACCAAGCCGTGCAGCGGGTGCCCGGGCAGCGCGGTGACCACGACGGCCCGCACCGCAGTGTCGGCGGCGACGAGACGGGGAGCACGCGCCCCGAGCGCCGGCACCCATGACCGGTACGCGGTGACCTCCCGGTCATGGAACCGCACCCCGCGGTGCCGCTTGAGGTACCAGGTGCCGCCCCCGGGCCCCGACAGCCGCCACACCCGGCTGCCGGTGCGCACCCACGACACCTCCGTCGCCTCTACGATCCGGCCGACGGCCTGCTCGGCGAACATCCGCAGCCCGTGCGGCACCTCCACTCCACAAGCGGGCGGTCCGCTCAGCAGGCGGGTGCTGTCGGGGCCGTCCGGCCGGTGCTCGATGGCGTCGTCCGGCTGTTGGAAGTGCACGGCGGCGGGCAGACCGGCGCGGTAGGCGTCCAGACCGGCCCGGCAGTACGCCACCATCGGGTCGGGCAGGGCGTCCAGCGGGTACCAGTCCATGCCGTCGCACCGGTCCGACTCCATGACCCGAGGCCGGCCCGACCAGCGGCGGACCTCGAAGAAGACGCCGATACGGGACCGGGATCCCACCGGTGGGCGGTGGTGGACGGTGACCGCCGCGGTCACATCCTCCGCCTGGATGCGCACGCCTGTTTCCTCCCGGGCTTCCCGGATGACGGCCTCGACCATGTCCTCGTCGGGGTCCAGGTGGCCGGACGGCAGATGCCGCAGGCCCGACGCATACACCGGTCCGGCCCGGCGGGACAGCAGCACCTCCGGTCCGCTCTCGCCGTCACGGCGCAGGATGAGGTGGACGTCGACCGGCACCGTCTGCCGGGCCCCGCCGCTCACCGCGCTGCCCCGGGGCGGCGGGCGAGCAGCACGGTGAACACGCCGTCCTCGTGCAGGACGCCGTCCCGCGCGTGCTGGAGCAGGAGCTCCTGAGCCTGGTCCTCGAATCCGGCGTGGTCGGCGAACAGGTCGGGCCGGGCGAAGCTGGTGGACCGCAGGTAACCCAGGACCCCGCCGGGCGTCCACGAGCGGGTGAAGGGGATGCGGTGCTCGGCAATCTCGCTGAACGCGGAGTCGGCGAGGTCGTCTTCGTAGCGACGACCCGGCTCGCGGTAGGTGCCGATGGTGCCAGCGCGGCGGCCTTCTCCCAGGTGGGACTGGATCAGGACTCTGAGGGCGGTCGTCCACTCGGCCTGGTGCGTCCAGAGACTCCCGTCACCCATGACCGCGAAGACGGCCTGGGGCGCGGCCATTCGGTCGGCCATGGCCAAAACCGCGGGGCGGTCCATCCAATGGAAGGCCCGGCAGCAGGTGATCAGATCGGCCCGGTACCCAGGTCGGGCGGGAACGAACTTCTCGGCCGGGCCCGTGTGCACCGTGGCGGTGCGCTCTCCCAGGTGCGGCCGGAGCTCGTCGAGCGCGGTGTGGAGCATGCCCGGGTCCAAGTCCACAAGGTCCAGGTGGGCTGTGGGAGGCAGGACGGGGAGCATGGAGAGGGCGACCTGTCCGGTGCCGGCGCCGAGGTCCAGCAGCGTGGGAGCCTTCGTCCCGTCCAGTTCCCCGGCCAGGAGCTGGACGACCTCCTCGGGCAGCCTTGGCCGGTAGCGGGCGTAGTGGTAGTCCACCGAGTCGAACAGGGACACGGGTCTCCGATCTCGTGGTGCGGGCGGGGGCTCAGTTGTGGAGGTGGTCGCGGCTGTCGGGGACCGGGGCCAGCCAGGGCACGGCGTGCTCGCGGTAGCTCTGGTTGATCGGAACCAAGTCGGGCGGGCTACCCAGAGCGGAGAGGGTGATCGCGATGCTGGTCGACCCATCGTCGAGGGCGCAGACCTGGCTGCCGCAGCTCGGGCAGAACCCTCGCCTGGAGTCCGGCCACGTGTAGTGCCAGGCGGGCTCGCCCCCGGCGCCGGTCCACCTCAGTCCAGCCAGGGGAAAGGAGACCCAGGACATCAGCGGGCCACCGGACAAGGTCTGGCAGTGCCCGCAGCTGCAGGTGTGCGGGTAGTCGGGCTCTCCGGTGACCGTGAACTGGACCTTCCTGCACAGGCAGCCGCCGGACCGGGCAGCGCAAGTGCGGGTGGGTGCGGTCATGGGGTGGACTCCTTCGGCGATACGGTGGGTTCGGGGGCTGGCGACGGAACGGTCGCTGCCGGCTGGAGGGCGGCGGGCAGCTGCCAGGACAACTCGGCCGGCCCGCTACCGGCGCTGACCCACTGGGTTCCGTCCGGTTCGAGGTGCAGTCGGTAGGAGGACGGGGATCCGGCCGCCTGCCATCGGGTGGCGGTGTCCTGGATCTCCGCCCAGACGTCGCGGGGCCCGCAGACCGTGACCGTCCACGTCCCGGAGCCGTCCGGCCGGGCAGTGACCCAGGACCCGCAGTCGGGGGCCCCGATGACGAGATGGTCGGCGGCCCAGTTCCGTACGAGTCCGGGGTGCAGGTGGTCCAGGGCCAGCCACAGACCGTGGGCATCATCCGGCGGCGGGCCTGTGTGCGTGGTGCGGGTGCTGCCCCCGTCCGCGGCCTCGATCCGGCTCCGCAGACCGGGCTTCAGGTACAGCTGGCTCCAGCCGTGGCCCGCCCGGTGCCCGAGCCGTATCGCTTCCAGACGGGCCCGGACGCGTCCGCTGCCGGTCCTGGTGAGGACCGCCAGGCCCGGCCAGGAAGGCGAGGACGTCGACAAGG
This DNA window, taken from Streptomyces sp. TN58, encodes the following:
- a CDS encoding NUDIX domain-containing protein — its product is MSGGARQTVPVDVHLILRRDGESGPEVLLSRRAGPVYASGLRHLPSGHLDPDEDMVEAVIREAREETGVRIQAEDVTAAVTVHHRPPVGSRSRIGVFFEVRRWSGRPRVMESDRCDGMDWYPLDALPDPMVAYCRAGLDAYRAGLPAAVHFQQPDDAIEHRPDGPDSTRLLSGPPACGVEVPHGLRMFAEQAVGRIVEATEVSWVRTGSRVWRLSGPGGGTWYLKRHRGVRFHDREVTAYRSWVPALGARAPRLVAADTAVRAVVVTALPGHPLHGLVLGAADEARVQQALGRLVGVLHRSAPERPAAASTAADKIKRHLDGARPYLAAGDEDLVLSLVGAYAGLPKPTLVPTHGDLQYRNVLLDGDGEPLLFDFERFSRTKKRSRMSAWARALKPPHVGGGHPGTRGVDSTVTTPAIIWS
- a CDS encoding class I SAM-dependent methyltransferase; this encodes MSLFDSVDYHYARYRPRLPEEVVQLLAGELDGTKAPTLLDLGAGTGQVALSMLPVLPPTAHLDLVDLDPGMLHTALDELRPHLGERTATVHTGPAEKFVPARPGYRADLITCCRAFHWMDRPAVLAMADRMAAPQAVFAVMGDGSLWTHQAEWTTALRVLIQSHLGEGRRAGTIGTYREPGRRYEDDLADSAFSEIAEHRIPFTRSWTPGGVLGYLRSTSFARPDLFADHAGFEDQAQELLLQHARDGVLHEDGVFTVLLARRPGAAR
- a CDS encoding GFA family protein, with the translated sequence MTAPTRTCAARSGGCLCRKVQFTVTGEPDYPHTCSCGHCQTLSGGPLMSWVSFPLAGLRWTGAGGEPAWHYTWPDSRRGFCPSCGSQVCALDDGSTSIAITLSALGSPPDLVPINQSYREHAVPWLAPVPDSRDHLHN